The Streptomyces pactum genome contains a region encoding:
- a CDS encoding DUF881 domain-containing protein has protein sequence MSNSADSPGTGSSPARGRRFRPVRVLTAAVFALAGLIFFTSFDTAKGTNIRTDASLLKLSDLIHERSRENGELEESNASLREEIDALAERDNGSTKAEADELTALEKKAGTHELKGESISVTLDDAPPDATAKLPGYPEPEPDYLVIHQQDLQAVVNALWQGGAEGIKVMDQRLISTSAVRCVGNTLILQGRVYSPPYKIQAVGDPERLKKALAASPAIQNYMVYVNVYGLGWKVEDEGRVTLPGYSGTADLHYAQPVD, from the coding sequence TTGAGCAATTCTGCCGACTCCCCCGGGACGGGATCCAGCCCTGCCCGCGGGCGCCGTTTCCGGCCCGTGCGGGTGCTCACGGCGGCCGTCTTCGCCCTCGCGGGACTCATATTCTTCACCAGCTTCGATACCGCGAAAGGCACCAATATCCGCACGGACGCCTCTTTGCTCAAGTTGTCCGATCTCATCCACGAGCGCAGCCGGGAGAACGGTGAACTCGAGGAGTCCAACGCGTCCCTGCGCGAGGAGATCGACGCGCTCGCCGAGCGCGACAACGGAAGTACGAAGGCGGAGGCGGACGAACTCACGGCGCTGGAGAAGAAAGCCGGTACGCACGAGCTGAAGGGCGAGTCGATCTCGGTCACGCTCGACGACGCCCCGCCGGACGCCACCGCCAAGCTCCCCGGCTACCCGGAACCCGAGCCCGACTACCTGGTGATCCACCAGCAGGACCTGCAGGCCGTGGTGAACGCGCTGTGGCAGGGCGGCGCCGAGGGCATCAAGGTCATGGACCAGCGGCTGATCTCCACCAGCGCGGTGCGCTGCGTCGGCAACACCCTGATCCTCCAGGGCCGCGTCTACTCACCGCCGTACAAGATCCAGGCGGTGGGGGACCCGGAGCGGCTGAAGAAAGCGCTGGCCGCGTCCCCGGCGATCCAGAACTACATGGTGTACGTCAACGTCTACGGACTGGGCTGGAAGGTCGAGGACGAGGGGCGGGTGACGCTGCCGGGCTACTCGGGCACGGCGGACCTGCACTACGCCCAGCCTGTGGATTGA
- the crgA gene encoding cell division protein CrgA, translating to MPKSRIRKKADYTPPPSKQTTSIKLTSRSWVAPVMLAMFVIGLAWIVVFYVTDGSLPIDALGNWNIVVGFGFIAAGFGVSTQWK from the coding sequence GTGCCGAAGTCACGTATCCGCAAGAAGGCCGACTACACGCCGCCGCCCTCCAAGCAGACGACCAGTATCAAGCTGACCAGCCGTAGCTGGGTGGCGCCCGTCATGCTGGCCATGTTCGTCATCGGTCTCGCCTGGATCGTCGTCTTCTATGTCACCGACGGTTCGCTGCCCATCGACGCGCTGGGCAACTGGAACATCGTGGTGGGCTTCGGTTTCATCGCCGCCGGATTCGGTGTGTCGACGCAGTGGAAGTAG
- a CDS encoding rhomboid family intramembrane serine protease, producing the protein MDHAAAGAPDAQSTPGCYRHPDRETGIRCTRCERPICTDCMVNASVGFHCPDCATGRSGTGPAPAASRPRTLAGGTIAGDPHLLTKILIGLNAAVFIAVHALPSSFLGDMVLIGRWPPAPFVPTEGVAEGEWYRLVTTMFTHEEIWHIGFNMLSLWFLGGPLEAALGRARYLTLYLVSGLAGSALTYLLASPTTATLGASGAVFGLFGATAALVRRLNADMRPVVALLVINLIFTFSPGFNIAWQAHIGGLVAGAAIGYAMLHAPRERRTLVQYGTCALVLVAVVGLTLLRTAQLT; encoded by the coding sequence ATGGACCACGCGGCAGCCGGCGCACCGGACGCCCAGAGCACGCCCGGCTGCTACCGCCACCCCGACCGGGAGACCGGCATCCGCTGCACCCGGTGCGAACGCCCCATCTGCACGGACTGCATGGTCAACGCCTCGGTCGGCTTCCACTGCCCCGACTGCGCCACGGGCCGCTCCGGCACCGGTCCCGCTCCCGCCGCCTCCCGGCCCCGCACCCTGGCCGGCGGCACCATCGCCGGCGACCCCCATCTCCTCACCAAGATCCTCATCGGGCTCAACGCGGCGGTCTTCATCGCCGTCCACGCGCTGCCGTCGTCCTTCCTCGGCGACATGGTGCTCATCGGACGCTGGCCCCCCGCCCCCTTCGTCCCGACCGAGGGCGTCGCCGAGGGCGAGTGGTACCGCCTGGTGACCACGATGTTCACCCACGAGGAGATCTGGCACATCGGCTTCAACATGCTCAGCCTCTGGTTCCTCGGCGGACCGCTCGAAGCAGCCCTGGGCAGAGCCCGCTACCTCACGCTCTACCTCGTCTCCGGCCTCGCCGGCAGCGCCCTCACGTACCTGCTGGCCTCGCCCACCACGGCCACCCTCGGCGCCTCCGGCGCGGTCTTCGGCCTCTTCGGCGCGACCGCCGCGCTCGTCCGCCGTCTCAACGCGGACATGCGGCCGGTCGTCGCCCTTCTGGTGATCAACCTGATCTTCACGTTCAGCCCGGGTTTCAACATCGCCTGGCAGGCCCACATCGGGGGCCTCGTCGCCGGTGCCGCGATCGGCTACGCCATGCTCCACGCCCCGCGTGAGCGGCGGACGCTCGTGCAGTACGGCACCTGCGCCCTGGTCCTCGTGGCCGTCGTCGGGCTGACCCTGTTGAGGACCGCCCAGCTCACCTGA
- a CDS encoding peptidylprolyl isomerase has product MAEQLYATLKTSQGDIEIRLLQDYAPRTVRNFVELAQGAREWTHPATGEKSTGKLYDGTAFHRVISGFMIQGGDPLGNGTGGPGYQFEDEIHPDLAFDKPYLMAMANAGPDTNGSQFFITVSPTTWLNRKRTIFGEVTDAASQKVVDAIAATQTNPRTERPLHDVVIESVVVETRQD; this is encoded by the coding sequence GTGGCCGAGCAGCTCTACGCCACCCTGAAGACCAGCCAGGGCGACATCGAGATCCGGCTCCTGCAGGACTACGCCCCCAGGACGGTCAGGAACTTTGTCGAGCTGGCCCAGGGCGCCCGGGAGTGGACCCACCCCGCCACCGGCGAGAAGTCCACCGGCAAGCTCTACGACGGCACGGCCTTCCACCGGGTGATCAGCGGCTTCATGATCCAGGGCGGCGACCCGCTCGGCAACGGCACCGGCGGCCCCGGCTACCAGTTCGAGGACGAGATCCACCCCGACCTCGCCTTCGACAAGCCCTACCTGATGGCCATGGCCAACGCCGGCCCCGACACCAACGGCTCGCAGTTCTTCATCACCGTCTCCCCGACGACCTGGCTGAACCGCAAGCGCACGATCTTCGGCGAGGTGACCGACGCGGCCAGCCAGAAGGTCGTCGACGCCATCGCCGCCACCCAGACCAACCCCCGCACCGAACGCCCCCTCCACGACGTCGTCATCGAGTCCGTCGTCGTCGAGACACGCCAGGACTGA
- a CDS encoding DUF5324 family protein: MTRIDSVRAATGSAKDSVLHAAEVVAPYADTAKDRAAHYAQEARGRLAPKVSQAACQARHQYGAHLAPRLEQARTHVPPKVDAAAQEAAVRTRLAARQAAEYSRPRIEQAVAAAGPVRDEAAARGAAALAALRGQVTAAEIQKLTRKHQRRARAGRIAKVLAVAGIVAGGAFAAWKWWDKQANPDWLVEPPEATEVPESGRLTSVDGTGEAILDPEVQAKQAQDEAAEGDEPR; this comes from the coding sequence GTGACCCGCATCGACAGCGTGCGCGCCGCGACCGGTTCGGCGAAGGACAGCGTGCTGCACGCCGCGGAAGTGGTGGCGCCCTACGCCGACACGGCCAAGGACAGGGCCGCTCACTACGCACAGGAGGCGCGCGGACGACTGGCGCCCAAGGTGTCGCAGGCCGCGTGCCAGGCCCGTCATCAGTACGGCGCGCATCTCGCGCCGCGACTGGAGCAGGCCCGTACGCATGTGCCGCCGAAGGTGGACGCGGCCGCTCAGGAGGCCGCCGTCCGTACCCGCCTGGCCGCCCGGCAGGCGGCCGAGTACTCCAGGCCGAGGATCGAGCAGGCGGTGGCCGCGGCGGGCCCCGTCCGGGACGAGGCCGCCGCACGGGGTGCCGCCGCGTTGGCCGCGCTGCGGGGCCAGGTCACGGCCGCGGAGATCCAGAAGCTGACGCGTAAGCATCAGCGTCGGGCCCGGGCCGGGCGTATCGCCAAGGTTCTGGCGGTGGCGGGCATCGTCGCGGGTGGCGCCTTCGCTGCCTGGAAGTGGTGGGACAAGCAGGCCAACCCGGACTGGCTGGTGGAGCCGCCCGAGGCGACGGAGGTTCCCGAGTCGGGACGGCTGACCTCGGTGGACGGCACCGGTGAGGCGATTCTCGACCCCGAGGTGCAGGCCAAGCAGGCGCAGGACGAGGCGGCGGAGGGCGACGAGCCCCGCTGA
- a CDS encoding isoprenyl transferase has protein sequence MRAKVRAALDALYMKRLVRELEGRPRPQHIGIMLDGNRRWAKMSGIDDPREGYRAGGAKVQDFLRWCDSAQIEHVTLFMLSDDNLHRPEDQLNPLIDIIAEVVERLAAPGNPWPVEVVGALDLLPAESATRLKTATAATQGRKGGTKVDVAVGYGGRREIVDAVRSALTEHSSQGGDIDEFIETFTMEHISKHLYSKTRSESDLIIRTSGEQRLSGFLLWQSAYAEVHFCETYWPDFREIDFLRALRSYSLRERRYGR, from the coding sequence ATGCGGGCGAAGGTACGGGCCGCTCTCGACGCGCTCTATATGAAGCGGCTGGTCAGGGAGTTGGAGGGACGCCCACGCCCCCAGCACATCGGCATCATGCTCGACGGCAACCGCCGATGGGCCAAGATGTCCGGCATCGACGACCCACGAGAGGGCTACCGGGCCGGCGGGGCGAAAGTGCAGGACTTCCTGCGCTGGTGCGACTCCGCGCAGATCGAACACGTCACCCTGTTCATGCTCTCCGACGACAACCTCCACCGGCCCGAAGACCAACTCAACCCGCTCATCGACATCATCGCCGAGGTGGTGGAGCGGCTCGCCGCGCCGGGCAACCCCTGGCCCGTCGAGGTCGTCGGTGCCCTGGACCTGCTGCCCGCCGAGTCCGCGACCCGCCTCAAGACCGCCACCGCTGCCACCCAGGGCCGCAAGGGCGGTACCAAGGTCGATGTCGCCGTGGGCTACGGAGGCCGACGAGAGATCGTCGACGCCGTCCGCTCCGCCCTCACCGAGCACAGCTCCCAGGGCGGGGACATCGATGAGTTCATCGAGACCTTCACCATGGAGCACATCTCCAAGCACCTGTACTCCAAGACCCGGTCCGAGTCCGACCTCATCATCCGCACCTCGGGTGAACAGCGCCTCTCCGGGTTCCTGCTCTGGCAGTCCGCCTACGCCGAAGTCCACTTCTGTGAGACCTACTGGCCGGACTTCCGCGAGATCGACTTCCTGCGTGCCCTGCGCTCCTACTCCCTGCGTGAACGGCGTTACGGCCGCTGA
- a CDS encoding endonuclease/exonuclease/phosphatase family protein — protein sequence MTQVDSAETGPGGPAATRAPGTGSGVPAAGTGGTWRADVRRAIRDGFRPEPWKRGPVLAVPALLLGLFLLLHQQIPNRIGGLGSLVASFLPWFGLFAPVLLAGALWRRSACAVVALLLPVTVWLHLFGGLLVDKSHPGGDLTVVSHNVGADNSDPAGTARDLAASGADVLALQEITPQARGTYEKELAKEYPHHTAQGTVGLWSKLPLSGTRPVDIKMDFGPLGDTKPVGTKMAYNRALRTTVATDRGPLAVYVAHLGSVRVNPRAGFWTDSRDRGAQALGRAVAAERNERVVLLGDLNGTVDDPAFNGITSRLRSAQEVAGDGFGFTWPAKFPVVRIDQILVRGVEPESAWLLPATGSDHRPVAAAVSL from the coding sequence ATGACGCAGGTGGACTCGGCGGAGACCGGACCGGGCGGCCCGGCGGCTACCCGCGCGCCGGGCACCGGGAGCGGTGTCCCGGCGGCCGGCACCGGCGGGACCTGGCGCGCGGACGTACGCCGGGCGATCCGCGACGGATTCCGGCCGGAGCCCTGGAAGCGCGGCCCGGTGCTCGCGGTGCCGGCGCTGCTCCTGGGCCTTTTCCTGCTGCTGCACCAGCAGATCCCGAATCGGATCGGTGGCCTCGGCAGCCTGGTCGCGAGCTTCCTGCCGTGGTTCGGCCTGTTCGCCCCGGTGCTGCTGGCCGGCGCGCTGTGGCGCCGCTCCGCCTGCGCGGTGGTCGCGCTGCTGCTGCCGGTCACGGTGTGGCTGCACCTCTTCGGCGGGCTGCTCGTCGACAAGTCCCACCCGGGCGGCGACCTCACCGTGGTGAGCCACAACGTCGGCGCCGACAACTCCGACCCGGCCGGCACCGCCCGCGACCTGGCCGCCTCCGGTGCGGACGTGCTGGCACTGCAGGAGATCACCCCGCAGGCCAGGGGCACGTACGAGAAGGAGCTGGCGAAGGAGTACCCGCACCACACGGCCCAGGGCACGGTCGGGCTGTGGAGCAAACTGCCGCTGTCCGGGACCCGGCCGGTCGACATCAAGATGGACTTCGGGCCGCTGGGGGACACCAAGCCGGTCGGGACCAAGATGGCCTACAACCGGGCGCTGCGCACCACGGTGGCCACGGACCGGGGGCCGCTGGCGGTGTACGTGGCCCACCTGGGGTCTGTACGGGTGAACCCCAGGGCGGGCTTCTGGACGGACTCCCGGGACAGGGGCGCGCAAGCGCTCGGCAGGGCCGTGGCCGCCGAGCGGAACGAGCGGGTGGTGCTGCTCGGCGACCTGAACGGCACCGTGGACGACCCCGCGTTCAACGGCATCACCTCGCGGCTGCGCTCGGCCCAGGAGGTGGCCGGGGACGGCTTCGGCTTCACCTGGCCGGCGAAGTTCCCGGTGGTGCGGATCGACCAGATCCTGGTGCGCGGCGTGGAGCCGGAGAGCGCGTGGCTGCTGCCGGCCACCGGCAGCGACCACCGGCCGGTCGCGGCTGCCGTCAGCTTGTGA
- a CDS encoding response regulator transcription factor: MRVLVVEDEPYMAEAIRAGLRLEAIAADLAGDGDTALELLGVNSYDIVVLDRDIPGPSGDEIATRIVASGSGMPILMLTAADRLDDKASGFGLGADDYLTKPFELRELVLRLRALDRRRAHPRPPVREIAGLRLDPFRREVYRDDRYVALTRKQFAVLEVLVTAEGGVVSAEELLERAWDENADPFTNAVRITVSALRKRLGEPWIIATVPGAGYRIHPGPGTGREGGDRG; this comes from the coding sequence ATGCGTGTCTTGGTGGTCGAGGACGAGCCCTATATGGCAGAGGCCATCCGAGCCGGTCTGCGCCTGGAAGCGATCGCCGCCGACCTCGCGGGTGACGGTGACACCGCTCTGGAACTGCTCGGCGTCAACAGCTACGACATCGTCGTCCTCGACCGCGACATCCCCGGCCCCTCCGGCGACGAGATCGCCACACGCATCGTGGCCTCCGGCAGCGGCATGCCGATCCTGATGCTCACCGCCGCCGACCGTCTCGACGACAAGGCTTCCGGATTCGGGCTCGGCGCCGACGACTACCTCACGAAGCCGTTCGAACTGCGGGAACTCGTGCTCAGGCTCAGGGCACTCGACCGCAGGCGCGCGCACCCCAGACCTCCCGTACGCGAGATCGCGGGCCTGCGCCTGGACCCGTTCCGCCGTGAGGTCTACCGCGACGACCGCTACGTCGCGCTCACCCGCAAACAGTTCGCGGTGCTCGAAGTCCTCGTCACCGCCGAAGGCGGTGTGGTCAGCGCCGAGGAACTCCTCGAACGGGCGTGGGACGAGAACGCCGACCCGTTCACCAACGCCGTGCGCATCACGGTCTCCGCACTGCGCAAACGCCTCGGCGAGCCCTGGATCATCGCCACCGTGCCGGGCGCCGGCTACCGCATCCACCCAGGACCCGGCACCGGACGTGAGGGTGGGGACCGCGGATAA
- a CDS encoding helix-turn-helix domain-containing protein has protein sequence MDAAQQEATARARELQRNWYGEPLGALFRRLIDDLGLNQARLAGVLGLSAPMLSQLMSGQRAKIGNPAVVQRVQLLQDLAGQVADGSVSAAEATERMDEIKKSQGGSVLSNTTTTTSSSGAPTVKRVVREIQSLLRSVAAAGDIIDAADALAPSHPELAEFLRVYGAGRTSDAVAHYQSHQN, from the coding sequence ATGGACGCCGCACAGCAGGAAGCCACCGCAAGAGCGCGGGAACTGCAGCGGAACTGGTACGGGGAGCCGCTGGGGGCGCTCTTCCGCAGGCTCATCGACGATCTTGGTCTCAACCAGGCTCGTCTCGCGGGGGTGCTGGGGCTGTCCGCACCGATGCTGTCGCAGCTCATGAGCGGCCAGCGGGCGAAGATCGGCAATCCCGCGGTGGTGCAGCGGGTGCAGTTGCTGCAGGACCTGGCGGGTCAGGTCGCGGACGGCAGCGTGAGCGCGGCCGAGGCGACGGAGCGCATGGACGAGATCAAGAAGTCGCAGGGGGGCTCGGTGCTCAGCAACACCACGACGACCACGAGTAGTTCGGGAGCGCCCACGGTCAAGCGGGTGGTCCGCGAGATCCAGTCGCTGCTGCGCTCGGTGGCGGCCGCCGGGGACATCATCGACGCGGCGGACGCCCTGGCCCCGTCCCACCCGGAGCTGGCGGAGTTCCTGCGGGTCTACGGCGCGGGCCGCACCTCGGACGCGGTGGCGCACTACCAGTCCCACCAGAACTGA
- a CDS encoding protein kinase domain-containing protein, giving the protein MGEVFAGRYELVDPIGRGGVGAVWRAWDHRRRRYVAAKVLQQRDAHSLLRFVREQAMRIDHPHVLAPASWAADDDKVLFTMDLVTGGSLVHLVGDYGPLPPAFVCTLLDQLLAGLAAVHAEDVVHRDIKPANLLLEATGTGRPRLRLSDFGIAMRLGEPRLTETNLVVGTPGYLAPEQMMGAEPDFPADLFAVGLVALYLLEGAKPDAKTLVQYFAEHGTPPAPPGIPEPLWQVVATLVQPDPPARFRTATGARKALAAAAELLPEPGPDDELIEIFDQVGPLPTGFGPDGPLRQASGVDRTPRDPRRPLGPDAGAGAGAAAGSGAGSGSGAGSGRTPSAPDLTPSPPDPTPSTLGRAPTPADGTSVPDRMPPAPDTWPVPGRKPSAPGGIPVPDQTPSTPGGIPVPDQTPSTPGGVPGQADPPHLTHTPPVPDGAPFPHNHTPPAPDGAPSVSPARPAHPSAMSETGSFHLPPPQPTVTSPPASGPPQAHAQTPVVPDGPQYRRPPGPPPLPAHALAPAPQQRADVPTASYTAQSPPSRRPSGQPYPQHRAARRRRRSGGPPARVAVPLLLLALACYAVGFWALTRI; this is encoded by the coding sequence ATGGGTGAGGTCTTCGCGGGCCGGTACGAGCTGGTCGATCCGATCGGCCGGGGCGGGGTCGGTGCCGTCTGGCGTGCCTGGGACCACCGCCGCCGGCGGTATGTGGCCGCCAAGGTGCTCCAGCAGCGGGACGCGCACTCGCTGCTGCGGTTCGTACGCGAACAGGCGATGCGGATCGACCACCCGCATGTGCTCGCGCCCGCTAGCTGGGCCGCCGACGACGACAAGGTCCTGTTCACCATGGACCTGGTCACGGGGGGCTCACTCGTCCACCTGGTCGGGGACTACGGCCCCCTGCCGCCCGCCTTCGTCTGCACCCTCCTCGACCAGCTCCTCGCGGGGCTGGCGGCGGTGCACGCGGAGGACGTCGTGCACCGTGACATCAAGCCCGCCAACCTGCTGCTCGAAGCGACCGGCACGGGCCGGCCCCGGTTGCGGCTGTCCGACTTCGGCATCGCGATGCGGCTGGGCGAGCCCCGGCTCACGGAGACCAACCTCGTGGTGGGAACGCCGGGTTATCTCGCGCCGGAGCAGATGATGGGCGCGGAGCCGGACTTCCCGGCCGACCTGTTCGCCGTGGGCCTGGTCGCCCTGTACCTGTTGGAGGGGGCGAAGCCGGACGCCAAAACGCTGGTGCAGTACTTCGCCGAGCACGGGACGCCGCCCGCGCCGCCGGGAATCCCCGAGCCGCTGTGGCAGGTCGTGGCGACGCTGGTACAGCCGGACCCGCCGGCGAGGTTCCGCACCGCCACGGGGGCGCGCAAGGCACTGGCCGCGGCGGCCGAGCTGCTGCCGGAGCCCGGCCCCGACGACGAGCTGATCGAGATCTTCGACCAAGTCGGCCCGCTGCCCACGGGGTTCGGCCCCGACGGGCCGCTCAGGCAGGCATCGGGGGTGGACCGAACCCCGAGGGACCCACGACGACCGCTCGGACCGGATGCGGGAGCGGGCGCGGGCGCGGCCGCGGGCTCGGGCGCGGGCTCGGGCTCGGGCGCGGGCTCGGGCCGTACGCCGTCGGCCCCAGACCTCACGCCATCACCCCCGGACCCCACGCCATCGACCCTGGGGCGTGCTCCAACCCCTGCGGACGGCACGTCGGTTCCAGACCGGATGCCGCCCGCGCCAGACACCTGGCCGGTGCCGGGCCGGAAGCCGTCCGCCCCCGGCGGCATCCCGGTCCCGGACCAGACACCGTCAACCCCCGGCGGCATCCCGGTCCCGGACCAGACACCGTCAACCCCCGGCGGCGTGCCGGGCCAGGCCGATCCGCCGCACCTCACCCACACGCCGCCCGTCCCGGACGGCGCCCCGTTCCCCCACAACCACACACCGCCCGCCCCGGACGGCGCCCCGTCGGTGTCGCCTGCCCGACCCGCGCACCCGTCCGCCATGTCGGAGACCGGCAGTTTCCATCTGCCTCCCCCGCAGCCGACCGTCACCTCCCCGCCGGCGTCCGGCCCTCCGCAGGCGCACGCGCAGACCCCGGTCGTCCCGGACGGCCCGCAGTACCGGCGGCCCCCGGGCCCGCCACCGCTCCCCGCCCACGCACTGGCACCGGCCCCGCAGCAGCGAGCCGACGTGCCCACCGCCTCGTACACCGCTCAGAGCCCGCCGTCGCGGCGGCCCTCCGGCCAGCCGTATCCGCAGCACCGCGCGGCACGGCGGCGGCGCCGCTCCGGTGGCCCTCCGGCCAGGGTGGCGGTCCCGCTCCTGCTCCTCGCGCTGGCCTGCTACGCCGTGGGCTTCTGGGCCCTGACCCGTATCTGA
- a CDS encoding DLW-39 family protein, with product MKKLLLVALAAIGGLLVYRQIQADRAEQDLWTEATDSVPTGS from the coding sequence GTGAAGAAGCTTCTCCTGGTCGCACTGGCCGCCATCGGCGGGCTCCTCGTGTACCGCCAGATCCAGGCGGATCGCGCCGAGCAGGATCTGTGGACGGAGGCGACTGACTCCGTGCCCACGGGTTCGTGA
- a CDS encoding DUF6344 domain-containing protein has protein sequence MARNKVMTLWTTIVTAFLALCTALGLITTTASAAVPQTRTHSNSDSASPEAAPAAAAPWSWSRTGSLPPTMKQRIRAEAHGKAPNCRHRPVADAAATAATGLLCDDTAESPVRHTTAQHTEPLQR, from the coding sequence ATGGCCCGGAACAAGGTCATGACGCTGTGGACCACCATCGTCACCGCCTTCCTCGCGCTGTGCACGGCGCTCGGACTCATCACGACGACCGCCTCCGCGGCCGTACCGCAGACCCGAACGCACAGCAACAGCGACAGCGCCTCCCCCGAGGCGGCACCCGCGGCGGCGGCACCCTGGTCCTGGTCACGTACCGGCTCCCTGCCCCCCACGATGAAACAGCGCATCCGCGCCGAGGCCCACGGCAAGGCCCCCAACTGCCGCCACCGTCCGGTCGCCGACGCCGCCGCCACCGCGGCCACCGGCCTCCTGTGCGACGACACCGCGGAATCGCCGGTCCGGCACACCACCGCCCAGCACACCGAGCCACTCCAACGCTGA
- a CDS encoding glycosyltransferase family 2 protein yields the protein MSRRVIIVTAVHGPSAPFLPEAHASLCAQELPAGWEWCWVIQEDGRTDDVRPHVPDDPRVVFRQGRPGQQGGPGVARTLALAHADGEYVKILDADDQLPPGALARDLAALEADPTLGWATSRVLDLLPDGSTNGFPGDPDHGPIERGEVLDYWRANGFRAQVHPATLLVRRDLLLALGGWMALPASEDTGLLLALNCVSRGWFSEEVGLLYRKWEGQVTGQAAHVDPAERDARMTVVEGRARALASFGWRFPAGA from the coding sequence GTGAGCAGGCGCGTCATCATCGTCACGGCCGTCCACGGCCCCTCCGCCCCCTTCCTTCCGGAGGCCCACGCGTCGTTGTGCGCGCAGGAGCTGCCCGCCGGCTGGGAGTGGTGCTGGGTCATCCAGGAGGACGGGCGGACGGACGACGTCCGGCCGCACGTACCCGACGACCCGCGCGTCGTCTTCCGGCAGGGACGGCCGGGACAGCAGGGCGGCCCGGGTGTGGCCCGCACGCTGGCCCTGGCCCACGCGGACGGCGAGTACGTGAAGATCCTGGACGCCGACGACCAGCTTCCGCCCGGTGCCCTGGCCCGCGACCTGGCCGCCCTCGAGGCCGATCCGACGCTCGGGTGGGCGACGTCCCGGGTCCTGGACCTCCTGCCCGACGGTTCCACGAACGGTTTCCCGGGCGACCCGGACCACGGGCCGATCGAGCGCGGGGAGGTGCTCGACTACTGGAGGGCGAACGGTTTCCGCGCCCAGGTCCACCCGGCGACGCTCCTGGTACGGCGCGATCTGCTGCTCGCGCTCGGCGGTTGGATGGCCCTGCCCGCTTCCGAGGACACGGGCCTGCTGTTGGCGCTCAACTGCGTGAGCCGGGGTTGGTTCTCCGAGGAGGTGGGCCTGCTCTACCGCAAGTGGGAGGGCCAGGTGACCGGCCAGGCCGCCCATGTGGACCCCGCCGAACGCGACGCGCGGATGACGGTCGTGGAAGGGAGGGCGCGGGCGCTGGCGTCCTTCGGGTGGCGCTTCCCCGCCGGAGCCTGA
- a CDS encoding FkbM family methyltransferase, translated as MAVTEALVTLGSRYVRSAPGTFGKAALAARWLNPHLREHPRRRVVRVRSGARFAVDTQDLIQRYLYLFGAWEPHLTAWLRRRLRPGDGFVDVGANIGVFSVLAAQLVGDAGRVVAIEASPVFHRRLERHGRLNRCRNIRALNAAVSDSRRKLTFVLASSHNMGANSIVPYDGPAESTFEVEARPLPELLHPAEIANARVIKIDVEGAEGSVVRGLAPMLGSLRPDAEISVEVAPERMARLGDSIDELLTVMRDAGFHVYRLANDYAPESYPAALGGVMGMPGEPGVPVRWRGPVVEESDLVFSRVDAETLP; from the coding sequence GTGGCCGTGACCGAGGCCCTGGTCACGCTCGGCAGCCGTTACGTGCGGAGCGCCCCCGGCACGTTCGGGAAGGCGGCGCTCGCCGCGCGGTGGCTGAACCCCCATCTGCGCGAGCACCCCCGCCGCAGAGTCGTCAGAGTGCGTTCCGGCGCCCGGTTCGCCGTGGACACCCAGGACCTCATCCAGCGGTACCTGTACCTGTTCGGCGCCTGGGAGCCGCACCTGACGGCCTGGCTGCGGCGCCGGCTGCGACCGGGCGACGGATTCGTCGACGTCGGGGCCAACATCGGCGTCTTCAGCGTTCTCGCGGCGCAGCTCGTCGGCGACGCGGGCCGGGTCGTCGCGATCGAGGCCTCCCCCGTCTTCCACCGTCGCCTGGAGCGGCACGGCCGGCTCAACCGCTGCCGGAACATCCGCGCGCTCAACGCCGCCGTCTCCGACAGCCGCAGGAAGCTGACCTTCGTCCTCGCCAGCTCACACAACATGGGTGCGAACAGCATCGTCCCGTACGACGGCCCGGCGGAGTCCACCTTCGAGGTCGAGGCACGGCCGCTGCCGGAGCTCCTCCATCCGGCGGAGATCGCGAACGCCCGGGTGATCAAGATCGACGTCGAGGGCGCGGAGGGGAGCGTCGTCCGCGGGCTGGCGCCGATGCTGGGCAGCCTTCGGCCCGACGCGGAGATCAGCGTCGAGGTGGCGCCGGAGCGCATGGCCCGGCTCGGGGACTCCATCGACGAACTTCTGACGGTGATGCGCGACGCCGGCTTCCACGTCTACCGGCTGGCCAACGACTACGCGCCCGAGAGCTACCCCGCGGCGCTGGGCGGCGTGATGGGCATGCCCGGTGAGCCCGGAGTGCCGGTCCGCTGGCGGGGGCCCGTCGTCGAGGAGAGCGACCTGGTCTTCTCCCGGGTCGATGCGGAGACGCTGCCCTGA